The genomic DNA CGCGCAGGCGCAGCACCGAGGCGCAGGATGTGTCGCGGTGCGTCACCAGCGACAGCGACAAGGCGTCGCGCGCATCGGCATCGGCCAGCGGCACGAATGCCACCAGCGGCGTCGAATAGGCGCGCGTCACGCCTGGCACCAGCGCCAGCCCCATGCCGCTGGCCACCAGGCTGACCAGCGTCTGCACCTGGATCGCTTCCTGGCTGATGCGCGGCGAAAAACCCGCCTTGCGGCACAAGGCCTGCGCCACGCCGTGCAGGCCCGGCACCTTGGCCGGCGAATACATCACGAAACTCTCGCCGCGGGCGCGGTCCAGTTGGACCGGTGCGGCACCGGCCAGCGGGTGCGCGGCGGGCACCGCCAGGATCAGGTCGTCGCGCTCGACCACCCAGGACTCCAGGGCCGGATCCTCCGCCAGCGGCCCGCGCACCAGGCCGGCGTCGATATCGTTGGCGCGCAGCATCGCCGCCAGCCCGACGGTGCTGTCCTCGCGCAGCTCCAGCTGCACGTCCGGGTATTGCGCGCGGAAAGCCGGCAGGCAGCGCGGCAGCAGCGTGTACGTGGCCGAGCCGACGAAACCCAGCCGCAGCGTGCCCCATTCGCCCAACGCCACCCGACGCGCGGCCTGGCGCGCCTGCTCGGTGTGGAACAACGCGCGCCGCGCATCGGCCATCAGCGCCTCGCCGGCCGGCGTCAGCGTCACGCCCCGGGCGCCGCGCGCCAGCAGCGGCACGCCAACCGCGTGCTCCAGTTTCTGGATCGACACCGACAACGCGGGCTGCGCGATGTGCAGCGTGTCGGCGGCGCGACGGTAGCTGCCCAGCTCGGCGATGGTGACGAACTGGCGCAACTGCCGTAGATCGATAGCCATAACGGATTCCATATCAAGCAATACCGAAGCCATATTAGACGGGTATGGACCACGCCGATAGGATTCCCGCCATGACCTCCGCTTCCCTCCCCCAAACCGCCGCCCTGGGCGGCGTGCGCGTGCTGGACCTGACTTCCGTGGTGTTCGGCCCCTACGCCTCGCAGATCCTGGCCGACTACGGCGCCGACGTCGTCAAGATCGAGGCGCCCGCCGGCGACTCCACCCGCAACACCGGCCCGGCGCAGGAGCCCGGGCTGGCCGCCATCTTCCTGGGCCTGAACCGCAACAAGCGCAGCGTGGTGCTGGACCTGAAGCGGCCCGCGGCGCGCCAGGCGCTGCTGGCGCTGGTGGACGGCGCCGACGTGCTCATGCACAGCATGCGGCCGGCCAAGATGGCGGCGCTGGGCCTGGACCCCGCCACGCTGTGCGCGCGCAATCCGCGGCTGGTGTACGCCGGCCTGTATGGCTTTGGCGAGGGCGGCGCCTACGACGGCCGGCCGGCCTACGACGACATCATCCAGGGCCTGTCGGGCTTTGCCGACCTGGTCGATCGCCAGACCGGCACGCCGCGCTACCTGCCGACGGTGGCGGCCGACAAGACCTGCGGACTGGTGGCCGCGCACGCCATCCTGGCCGCGCTGTTCCAGCGCGAACGCACCGGCCAGGGCCAGCAACTGGAAGTGCCGATGTACGAGAGCATGGCCTCGTATGTGCTGGTCGAGCACTACTACGGCCGGCATCTGGCGGACACGCCCGGCGAAGCCGGCTACCCCCGGGTGCTGACGCCGTGGCGGCGCCCCTGCCGCACCGCCGACGGCCATGTCTGCCTGATGCCATACACAGATGCCCATTGGCGCAGCTTCTTCGAGGCGGCCGGCCGTCCCGACCTGGCGGCCGATCCGCGCTTTGCCGACATCGCCGCGCGCACGCGCCACATCGAAACGCTTTACGAACTGCAGGCGGGCATCGTCGCCGCGCACGATACCGCCTACTGGCTGGCGCTGTGCGAAAGGCTGGAAATCCCGGCCGCCCGCGTCAACCGCCTGCAGGACCTGGAGACCGATCCGCACCTGCGCAGCGTGGATTTCTTCCAGCCGCTGCAAAGCGCCGCCGGCCACCACTATCGCTTTGCGCGCAACCCGGTGCGG from Achromobacter xylosoxidans includes the following:
- a CDS encoding LysR family transcriptional regulator; this encodes MAIDLRQLRQFVTIAELGSYRRAADTLHIAQPALSVSIQKLEHAVGVPLLARGARGVTLTPAGEALMADARRALFHTEQARQAARRVALGEWGTLRLGFVGSATYTLLPRCLPAFRAQYPDVQLELREDSTVGLAAMLRANDIDAGLVRGPLAEDPALESWVVERDDLILAVPAAHPLAGAAPVQLDRARGESFVMYSPAKVPGLHGVAQALCRKAGFSPRISQEAIQVQTLVSLVASGMGLALVPGVTRAYSTPLVAFVPLADADARDALSLSLVTHRDTSCASVLRLRDSMLAQMG
- a CDS encoding CaiB/BaiF CoA transferase family protein translates to MTSASLPQTAALGGVRVLDLTSVVFGPYASQILADYGADVVKIEAPAGDSTRNTGPAQEPGLAAIFLGLNRNKRSVVLDLKRPAARQALLALVDGADVLMHSMRPAKMAALGLDPATLCARNPRLVYAGLYGFGEGGAYDGRPAYDDIIQGLSGFADLVDRQTGTPRYLPTVAADKTCGLVAAHAILAALFQRERTGQGQQLEVPMYESMASYVLVEHYYGRHLADTPGEAGYPRVLTPWRRPCRTADGHVCLMPYTDAHWRSFFEAAGRPDLAADPRFADIAARTRHIETLYELQAGIVAAHDTAYWLALCERLEIPAARVNRLQDLETDPHLRSVDFFQPLQSAAGHHYRFARNPVRLQRSQVPPTMPPRLGEHTREVLAQAGLSPAAIDALLQTDAARQAGALPVSSKDSA